In Gossypium arboreum isolate Shixiya-1 chromosome 3, ASM2569848v2, whole genome shotgun sequence, the sequence AGAAAACCGATTTTGCTTTCTACTTCCATAATAAAATCCATAAATAATTTCATGCCAAGTAGTACATATATCGGGGTCTAATGAAATTAATGgtaaatagattttttttttttttttttacaatttgaaCCAACCCAGGGGGTTCCTCAAAAGTTCTTGAACAACCCCAGCGGCCAGCCTTCCTCAAACCAAAATCACCTCATACTAGTGGCGGGACTGGAAGTTGCAGTAGACAGAGTACTCATcattttcctcctttctttcctctgTACAACCCGAAGATGTGGTGATCTGGGTTTTGTTGTTTCCTTGGAAGACCTAATGCAacgataaaataataattcattcattcataaTCCAATTGGGGGCATTGTGGCCAAAAAAAATAATGATTCACTACTTTCTCTTACTTTTGTGGGCAGAATGGATTGTCAAACTTTGGAACAGGCCTAGCATGGGGAACCATTGTCCTTCTCAATTGCTTCACTGCCTTCTCTTCCTCTATCTGTCGGTCAATACATCatatttatatttgtaattctctGCACATGCTGGCCATAAACAAGTATAGGACAcagaatatttatatttatattaatattagtaATTCTCATCACATACCATTCTAGCAGCTTCACTCTCCTCCCTGTATCTCTTGTACATCATTTCTTTCTCTTTGATCTGTGTAAAAAGAACACTCATTATTGAGAAGAATGTATATGGAACCGGAAATATCACAAGATAATGAAACTAGGATTTTACTTTTTGATCGAATTCTGCTCTTTCCACCGCCCTGTGATTAACATGGAGACTGAATTCTTGCACTTGAGTCAGGGGCTTGCGTAATTTCTCTGGAGCAGGAATTGGCTCCCTACATAGATGACAAGAAAAAGGatttaatatatttctttcaaccCTTTCCAAATAAAAATCACGAATATTGAATACACTTACTCTTTTAGAATTGGTTGGGCTTTGAAGATCCTCATCTGTGCCTCTTCTTTCTCCTTTCTCAATCTTTCTTCCATCTCTCTTTGCATCTCCTCCTCATGCCGCACCAGACTCACCAATTGGAAGGGTTCTGGTTTTGTACAGTGCTTGGGTTCTGGTTTTGGAGGAACCTGCATAAGACTTATCACCATTAAACCAATATTCACTACAATCATGTGTTAGTACACATCAAAATGACAGGGAAAAAAAAATTACCACAGGGTAGTCAGTGGTGTAAGGATATGGATTGGCCTTGGGAACCCTGGCTCTTTCCTCTTGAAACTGCTTCTCTATAATTTCCATCACAAACTTCCTTTCCTTCTCAACTCCTCTTTCCTGAAATAAGATCATTAGCTAAAATACCGAACTATATCTTTTCTGGTCTTTCACCAGTCGTGGACAACATGAGAAAATAAGTATACCTCTGTTTTCAGATGGAATGGATTGGGAATGGTGTTTCTTGGAATTGGATCATGGCTAGATTCTGATTTCAGAGAAAGCTGCAAAAGAAAACAAACATGTAGTGAGTATTTTGCTTTTATGTTCAGATCAATAGCAGACTAATGACTTGGTGAATTTGAATAACCTTGTCAAATAAATCAACAACGGATGCTGCTGGATGTATCCTATCATTTGTTGCAAAATGGAATTCTTGAGGTATTGTCGCTTGTTTCTTTGCGTTACAGAAGATTCCCAATTCTCCTTTGCTCTCAAATATCTAAACAAGCCAAAAAACTTGAATCAGTTCTTTTCAACTATCAAGTAAACATGGTTGCTACATACCAAGCATAATTTAAATGATAAGAGTACCTTTTTGTTCAATGGCCTCGCCTTAAATTTTGGTGCTTTTTGAAGTTCTTCCTCCTCAACTTCAACAGAACTTTTGACCTTTGAAGGCCGTGCCCTCAGTGATGTTTGAAGTGTAGGGGTTTTAGGTTCTGTGAGATGAGGTCTCCACTGATTATTCTGTTACAGCAAACAAGGAGAGAGACGATGAGCAAGTTCAAGGTTCCAAAAGTATATCATATGAATCAAAAATAGGATTCGGTTCTCCAACCTGACGAGAAACTTCTGTTGAAGCTACTGAAGACGTCTCTGCGTTCTTATTGGCTCTAGTCATTGTCTCTAAATGAAATTCCTGAAAATCGAGGAAAATTTTTAGCCTGATTGCAAGGAATATCTTCCTTTTCATCTCCCACCGGTATCCCAAGGATAATTTACCTGAAATTCTGGAGGCTTTGGAGCACTTCTTGGTAATACAGGTATcgtttgagcttcaaaaatctgcTCCAGTGAAAGAAAACGGGATACAAATTCAATTAGAAACTTACTGGGGCGAAATAATCTTAAACAGTAAGAACAATGGAAGATCAGTTTGGTGCAAAAAACCAGATAAAAGCTGGGATTCATAGATGGTATAACTTATAAGCATTAGTAAGACACCTTCTTATTTAGTGGTCTAGCtttgaattttggaattttagccaTCATTTCTTCCTCAAGCTCCGCGGTGCTCTTTACTTTAACAGAGCGCACTCTCTGAGCTGTTTCAAATGCAGGTTCTTTTGGCCTTGTCAATTTGAGCGTAGGCTTAATCTGCACAGGAGTAGCATGATCTTGATGAATTGGAAGCAATTTTGtgaaagaacaaagaacacaagAAGTTATGTGATTCAATTATTTACATTTGAAGGAAAACTGTTAGGAAGTGATAAATCTCTGGTACTCGATTGGAATTTCTTCATCATTTCGGCCATTGAGACGAATGGTGCTGCTGGTTCTCGAACATAAATCTTCAAGGGAAACAAACTTTTAATATTGGTTCACAGTTCTTAGTGAAAATATGCAAGGAAGGATGCGCAGATTAACATCAAACCTTTCTTTCCAATTTGTTAGAAGTTTTAACCGTAGAAGAGCACAAGTTGGAACTACCACTGATAAGACCGAGTTTCGACTTGTGGGGCAAGTGGTGGGATTTTACGTTTAGGATCTAGAGTATAGAGAGAAGCAACGAAGAGACAACGTCAGATATAAGTTACAAAAGAACAGTAGCTAAAAACTTAACATGCCAAAAGCAAGAGAACATAAGCACCTGTCTAGACCTCCCTCCATCTAGTTTCTGACGTTTAATGGCTTGGTTCTCTAGAGCCAAATTAGGAGTTCCAGCACTGCCTTTTTTCGGCTTCAACACTGATGATGGATTCCTTATCATACTAGCTATCTTTTTAGCTGCCTGGTGCTTCTTGTCACTCACCAGTTTTTTCTGAGAATTCATCAATGGTTTAGGAGTGCAAGCTTCGGTTTCTACTTGCACAGAAGATTCGGCTTTCTCCTTGTCACCAGTTACATTTGAACGTCCTTTTTCAGTCAGGACACTGAATATTTAACAGAAAGGAAGCAAATATACAAGGATAAGAACCAAAGTATTCATAATAGAACTCAGATACtatttacaaaattttcaaaacccAAAGAACAAACCTTTCTTTCTCTTGAGCACATAGAATCTCTACTTGCTCCTTACCTTTATGATTAGGACTCTGAAATACAGTTTAAAATCATGAGAAAACAGAAGAATTAATCAATAACAAGAACGGATGAAAGTCCACTAATCACCTCATTGACAATTTGATTGTTTTCAACATTTGCCTCAGAGGGTTTGACTTCTTCTTTTACTTTATCCGGTACAAGCACAGTTTGAGGCTTGTCCTCTAAGCCATTAGGATTAGGAGCTGCTTCCTTTACTTTATCAGGCTCGGTTTGAGGCTTGTCTTCTGCGCCATTGGGATTAGGAACTGCTTCATCTGAAGCTTCCGAGGCCTGCAGCAAAATTATATTCATAATGACCAAATTCAAAATGAGAGAAATTGCTTTAGAAGATATTTAAAGAAATTCCCACCTTTTGAATTTGATCTTCTTCACTGAAATTGCAGAGACTCTCAACATGAACGGATCGATTATGGGCCTTAATTTTAACCATACAAGCTGCATTATGGGGAAAAACCAAAAAGAAATGAAATCTCCATAAGATAAAAGCAAAAGGTTGGCTTGATTACGGAAAATATGGGACCAAAATGTAACTTGATTTGATTTACAGTTCAAATGAGAATTAACCAATTCCATTATCCTAAAttcattccaataattttgagtaGAACAAAGGCAGTTTTAAGGATAATTAATGTATATTCCTTTTCCTATCAAATCTAAGTAAACAGAGACACAAAGGATTAGTGGATCAAACCTAGGAGTCTATTAACAATTAAAATCTATCTAGACAGAACTCCAAGAAAATTAAGAGCCATCTACCAAAATGAATCAGTTACAGAGAAAATAATGATTCAAAGAATACAATCTTTAAAGAGTGAGGATCAGTTGATTCACAAAATAAGAAAGAAACAGGAAGGAGAAAGAGAAAGAACATACGAGAAGGGGCGTAGCTTAAGGCGGTTTCAAACCAGAGCTCGGCTTCACGCGTTTCTTCTTCCGACTCTCCTTTGATGAAATCAAAGAAACGCGGCGCTGAGAACTCGTATATCTCGTCGATCATCCTTGCCGTTGCCCCACTCGAGTCATCCATCAGATGCAAAACAGAGAGATTCAATCTTCCAGGGTTTAAGGGGGTCGGGAGCGAGTTATTATCGGAAAGTCTCTAGATATTTCGCTTCCTTCTTAGATTCTTAGAAGATCCGCATTACTGGCAATAAGTGCGGATGATTGCAGATTGGAGTTAAACATGAGGAACTGCAACGGTcgattttttgttttttgttttttttttttgaatttgggGAAGGTGTTGTAACGGTCAAATTTGTGTCAATTTGGTGAGTAAGAGATGAGGTGCCTTTCTAACGGCTATTTCCCACGCTCTCCTGAGTCCTGACCTGTATAAAGTGTGCCGTTTTGGTTCCGTAACAAAATTTACTTCATTTTGTTCCTACACTTGTACGAGGGTCAGTTAAAGTACATTGACTccttcaatcaaaatttataaatacttAATCTAAATCCATTtagtattttatatttaataattatatatacttttattaaaattttaaatatatatttaatatttatattatagcgttatatatttacttattatattattaaaatataatatatattttgaaaaataataaattataaagttTAAAATGAGTTTCCATTGGGAAAAAAAATCAAAGTGGGTCAAGTTAAGTTAAATTTGGGGTTTGAAAGTTAAAAGGTTAGTGTTTGTCCAAGTCCATTAAACCTTCCCAAAAATAAGTCTTAATTAATTTAGTGGAGGAAagattttcttttgtttaattaactagTGTTTTAAGCCTTGCAATGGATTTtctattatacatatattttttaatatatttatattattatttaactttttttttgtgaATTACAATAATAGAGTAAAACCAGAACAACTAATGCAACTAACGTGATTCGAACTCAGATCACACCTGGGACGATGAATATCCTTGACCATTAGGTCATAAAATAGGGTTCTAttatttaacttttttaattGAATTGATATCACTAATAACTCtattgaaaaattaccaaattatccaacttttaaaacaaatttagctctgcatatttataaaattagtCATTTTAATTCTAATTTGAAAAAATTCTATACATTTAGTCCTTAACATTTAGAataatttgtcattttagttctaattctaaaagtttaaaaggaaaatattttaaaattatttttgatgaaatttataaaaataatttaaaaatctaaaatcataaagaaattataaataaaaaccaaaatatatgtATTATAAGGCTAAATTTGATGAATATGCTATTTTTTAATTAGGCCTTTAGGACGTTTTGgcctaattataaaattaacatattCTTCAAATTTGGTcgtattataaataaaaaatatatatatatatatatatatatatatatatatatatatatatatgtcaaatgATTCAAAAAGAAATGAGCATGGAATAGATTGATTAGAGAGATGAAGTTTTACATCTCCATGGGACATAGAACTGACAAAGGTATGTCCCTTGATTCAGTTTAGCTTATATTATCAATTTTTGAACTAGATTTTCTAGGACTTTGGTCGTTAGACCACTTACATTTGGAAGTTATTGATAACATGTCCAAGTCGGAAAGAAATAAGGTGAAGAAAAGCTTTTTAAGGTTTTTATTTCATGAAAGATTTCACATTGCATAGTTTTCTCTACTCGAAGATTAagtctttatatatttttaagataagaaaaaatTCAAAACAATTTTTTAATAGTTCAAAAAACTGTTATTTTTTAGaggaatttaattaaataatatgttattaatttaaaatatggcACTTAGTTGGATTTAAGCCAACTTGATTTTTTTACCTTACTCACGAAGGTGGCATTAGTTTAAAAGGAGCATAATTCGAATGGTGTTAAATACTCTTCTTATTTAGTGGGTTTTGGAGGTACATCAaggaatattttaaaaaataaaaatattttaaatatttttcctctcttttttaaagaaaaataaatttataactaaactgacaaattttgtaaatgttgaggattaaatttattgaacttttagaatttgaactaaaatgaaaaacttttgtaaacattaagggctaaatttgttgaatattttagatttaggatcaaattaataaaatgtgTAACCATTGGTGGCCTAAATTTGTTATTAGGTCAATAAAAAAAGACTCATGTCAGCTTTTCGTTATTCTTCTAATGGTAACTAACAAAAGAGTGACTAAAgtatttgattttgaaaaattgagtgactaaataaataataataataattgagtgaccaaaatagaacTAAAAGCGTAGTGGGGTAACTATTTTTTGTAGTTTACCTTAAAAAGTAACATGAGTAAAAAATTATGACAATAATCTAGAAATAcatattcaattttaaaaaaaaaattagtaaccaAATTAAGAGGTATTTTGACTTTAACATAGTAAAAATATTACCAATAAGTAATTAGGAGTGAAGGTGGACTTATTCCCTATGCATTTGAACCAAGTTTGAGTCTTAAAGTTGTCATTGTTGGAAGGACTTTACCTAAATACCATCCTTGACTCAAATAGGATTCCTTTTAGATTGTAAAACGAATCAAGACACAtttgattataaaaaaaaaaacttattggTTCGAGTTGAAGAATTTTTCTTTGTTGAACTCTAATTAAGTTAACGAGGATGGAAGATGAATGTTGAATGAAAAAGTCTATTTTGATGTGCCGGTCTTCGAGACCTAACAAGAACCTCTAGAGATCTCTAATTATCCTTCCAAACTTAAGAAAACTAGACAAGTTAAAAGTGTGCTTCAAGAATTGAAAAAAGTAAGTTAAAATACCTTACAAGAAACTATTCTTGAAGATAAAAAGAAAACTCCTTGGAGTAATTTTATTAATCAAAGAAATAAAAAGTAACTTAGAACCTAATGGTGGCTATGCCCTCTTTAACTGGGCACATCTAAAGCATGCAAATAGAAAATAAACTCAAGAAATCCTAAGTTAAATGAAAGTCCAAAAAAATTGGCTTGTACATGTACAAGAACTAATCTATAAGTattaaaaaattagaaataaataaatctataaatataagacTCCAATAGGATGAAAGTACTAATTCAAAGTCCAAAACTCATAATACCCATTTTAATCAAGTCCAAAATTTTTGTTTACGTACACTAcaacaaaacaggtttttagcggtgttttttgtGGTGTTTGGATTAAAACGCCattatagatcgagcattagcagcgctttttgaaaaatgccgctatagattGAGCATTGGAAGTGCTTTTTGAAAAACGACGCTATAAGTCGACCATTACcagcgctttttgaaaaacgccacaaaaaaattAAGCACAACGCCGTCGTTTTATGTTAACTCTTTTTGAAAAATACCACTATAGATTGAGCATTAGCGGaactttttaaaaaacgccgctataggtcgaccattagcagcgctttttgaaaaacgctgcAAAAATATTAAGCACAACGCCATCGATGAGCTTTAGTGGCATTAGCGACGCTTCTTGAAAAACGCAGCTATAGATTGAGtgttagcggcgctttttgaaaaacaccACAAAAAATTCAGTAAGACGTTGTCATTTTATGTTGAGCTTTAGTGATATTAGCgacgctttttgaaaaacgccgctatagattgaGCTTTATTAGCTCTTTATCAAAAATGCCCCAAAAAAATCTGATCTgtctatttattatttaactggtttatttatattaattaaaatataatttatttttgattgaatacttaaattcttcaaaaaataatgacacgtagaaaaaatttgaaagtaaaacagagaaaatatttgttaaaaatgaaaaaattaaaatactattatttaaaataattttaaagtttttgggtatatgactaattatttttaatttatatattaaataatttcttatataatcgtaaaagagatagtattaattttaaaatattgaattaattataattatagtttagggtttagggtttagggtttaagttttaggagttactattttaaggtttatgaattatgggtttagggattatgatttatggtttatggtttaaggtttaggggttagCTATTAAGGGTTAGGGgattagggattatggtttatgttttatggtttagtgtttatgggGATAGGGTAAGAGTTTAAGGTTTAtattaattagtgtttttaattcatatattaaataatttcttttataattgtaaaagagataatattaattttaatatattaaaattatgattatagtttaaattatttaagagataatagataaactttatatatattaaatggtttaagatttaaggtttacttgagatttgttaaatgatgaaattttatacaatcaattaatacttttatatttaaaatatttaatctaaaccatttcatatatatttaaatattagatttaaaaaaaaactacgtagtttttattaaaatgaccataacttgagttccaaaacttgaaataaGATATTTCAAAGTGTGTTGCGAAGCTAATAGACGTCTCTTTGATCTATAAGAGACATCTCAACCAAGAAATATCTGGATATTATCAAAAAATGTATCTCAAGTTGATTGGTCTTTCAAACTTGGAAAATATATGCTTTTTCTCGAAAAGATTTTTTTCAAACCTTGTCTTTGGTCGAAGGTGAAGTAGTTTAATTGAGCACCTCTCAATGATCCACaaaatcatgaaataagtaaaCAATACTAAACAAATTCGAGTTATGATTAGTTAAAATAAAAGCATTCCTCTCCTTTTATATAAGTTTTCATTTCCTTTTTCATCTTGAGAATAATTCACAAATTTTATCTCATATGAATTTTCACAAACTAAAATTGAATCATCGATTAAACTTTTGTCATTCAAGGTCTTTCTTCTTtcaatcttttcaaaaaaaaaatatcatCACTTCCCATGTCCCCTCACAAAAACTAAATGTTTAATTCATCACAATACAACATTTAGAAGGACATGATTATTCTAATTCCTCTAAACTAATTGACTCTAGTGAACTTTTCTCATTAACAACTTCTTATTGCTCACTAAGTTTATCATCACTATCATCACAACTCTAATTTAGTGCATAATCTCTGCCATCTATTTCAACATCAACTTTAGAAAAACATACAATGCTAGATCTAGAGTTAACAATAGGCACAAAATTTCACTTAAGTTCTTTGGATGGACATTTAATTGGACATTAAAAACTTTGGTGAACTTTGTTACCACACCACTAATATTTAATTTCTTGAATACTAGATGATTATC encodes:
- the LOC108454785 gene encoding protein TPX2-like, whose product is MDDSSGATARMIDEIYEFSAPRFFDFIKGESEEETREAELWFETALSYAPSPCMVKIKAHNRSVHVESLCNFSEEDQIQKASEASDEAVPNPNGAEDKPQTEPDKVKEAAPNPNGLEDKPQTVLVPDKVKEEVKPSEANVENNQIVNESPNHKGKEQVEILCAQEKESVLTEKGRSNVTGDKEKAESSVQVETEACTPKPLMNSQKKLVSDKKHQAAKKIASMIRNPSSVLKPKKGSAGTPNLALENQAIKRQKLDGGRSRQILNVKSHHLPHKSKLGLISGSSNLCSSTVKTSNKLERKIYVREPAAPFVSMAEMMKKFQSSTRDLSLPNSFPSNIKPTLKLTRPKEPAFETAQRVRSVKVKSTAELEEEMMAKIPKFKARPLNKKIFEAQTIPVLPRSAPKPPEFQEFHLETMTRANKNAETSSVASTEVSRQNNQWRPHLTEPKTPTLQTSLRARPSKVKSSVEVEEEELQKAPKFKARPLNKKIFESKGELGIFCNAKKQATIPQEFHFATNDRIHPAASVVDLFDKLSLKSESSHDPIPRNTIPNPFHLKTEERGVEKERKFVMEIIEKQFQEERARVPKANPYPYTTDYPVVPPKPEPKHCTKPEPFQLVSLVRHEEEMQREMEERLRKEKEEAQMRIFKAQPILKEEPIPAPEKLRKPLTQVQEFSLHVNHRAVERAEFDQKIKEKEMMYKRYREESEAARMIEEEKAVKQLRRTMVPHARPVPKFDNPFCPQKSSKETTKPRSPHLRVVQRKERRKMMSTLSTATSSPATSMR